Proteins co-encoded in one Glandiceps talaboti chromosome 22, keGlaTala1.1, whole genome shotgun sequence genomic window:
- the LOC144452094 gene encoding uncharacterized protein LOC144452094: protein MFTTETEAYVITKVYVLNMLEKEKEIKQSWLTAYLEKETTEYPIHACLVCGDYMYFVTGQPSKLYYSTNPVPSLHMRHTVSQSPSTGRMERYEQTMQRAEKNSVDIREVPSTYFPALKLNQLIQ, encoded by the exons ATGTTTACCACGGAAACGGAGGCATATGTTATAACCAAAGTATACGTTCTAAATATGTtggagaaagagaaagagatcAAACAGAGCTGGCTTACCGCTTATCTCGAGAAGGAAACAACAGAGTATCCGATACATGCGTGTCTAGTCTGTGgagattacatgtactttgtcacAG GTCAGCCTTCAAAGTTGTATTACTCAACAAATCCAGTTCCTTCCCTACACATGAGACATACAGTGTCACAATCCCCATCCACAGGCAGAATGGAAAGATATGAACAAACCATGCAGAGGGCAGAAAAAAACTCAGTGGACATCAGAGAGGTTCCTTCTACATATTTTCCAGCATTAAAATTAAACCAGCTGATTCAGTAG